A window of Actinomadura viridis genomic DNA:
CCATGACCACCGCGTCGTAGACGAACGAGCCGTCCTTCTCGCGGCGGCGGACGGCCTCGCTGGTCTTGCCGGTGAGGATCACGTCCCGCAGCCCGGGGGCGATGGTGGTGACGAAGTCGACGACACCGAGCTTGGTCATGGCCTTGCCCGCCCGCTTGAGGCTGTAGAACATCTCCAGGTATTCGAGCAGCGCCTCTTCGGTGTCGATCGCGAGCGCGTAGACGTCACCGCCGTCCGGGGCGACCGCCACCCTGCGCTCCTCGTACGGCAGGGGCGGGCAGTCGAACAGCTGGGCGATGCCCTGCCGCCCCTCCACCTCGACCAGCAGGACCTTCCGGCCGCCGGCGGCCAGCGCAAGGGCGAGGGCGGCGGCGACGGTGGTCTTCCCGGTGCCGCCCTTGCCCGTGACCACATGGAGGCGTACGCCGTCCCAGTCGGTGTCTCTCGCGCTCACCCGATCGACCATATCGTTCGCTCGGCAAGGACTTCAGAGGGTGTCCGGACTCATGCAAGTGATTCCTGACACGGTGCCGTGAACGCCACGGAGAGTGATGTTCCGGACCGTTGTTTCGGCCGTTCCCACGAGGTTAGCTAGGAAACGTGCGACCGGTCACCGGGCCGGGTCTCCCCAGCCTGGAGACCGGCCGGCCTGGGCCCTGGAAGGGCTCAGCCGCATCGCGTGGAAGGTGCCCGTGATGGAAGCGGTAGTCATCGTCATCATCGTCGTCGCGATCCTCGCGTTCCTCGGCGCCGCGGCGTCGGTACGGGTCGTGCAGCAGTTCGAGAACGGCATCGTGTTCCGGTTCGGCCAGGTGCAGCGGGAGGGGCGGCTCAGGCCCGGCGCGGTCCGCCGTCCCGGGCTGACGTTCATCGTGCCGATCATGGAACGGATGCAGAAGGTCAGCCAGCAGACGGTCACGATGAACGTGCCCGCCCAGGAGGGGATCACCCAGGACAACGTGAGCGTCCGGGTCGACGCGGTCGTCTACATCCGGGTGATCGACCCGGTGAAGGCGATCGTCAACGTGCAGAACTACGGGTACGCGGTCTCCCAGATCGGCCAGACGTCGCTGCGTTCCGTCATCGGGCAGACCGACATGCAGGAGCTGCTCGGTGAGCGGGAGAAGATCAACGCGCGGCTGCGCCGGATCATGGACGAGATCACCGACGCGCCGTGGGGCATCCGGATCGAGCGGGTCGAGATCAAGGACGTCTCGCTGCCGGAGGGCATGAAGCGTTCCATGGCCCGCCAGGCCGAGGCCGAGCGGGAGCGGCGCGCCCGCATCATCACCGCGGACGGCGAGTTCCAGGCGTCCAAGCGGCTGGCCGCGGCGGCCGAGATCATGTCGCAGGACCCGGCCGCGCTGCAGCTGCGCATGCTGCAGACCGTCGTCGAGGTGTCGGCCGAGAAGAACAGCACCCTGGTCATGCCGCTGCCGGTGGAGATCCTCAGGTTCTTCGACAAGATGAGCGGCGGGACCGCGGAGGCCGGCCGGCCGGCCGAGCGGACCGATCTGCGCGAACGGCTCGCCAAGGCCGAGGAGGATCTGGCCCTGGCGGCGGAGCAGCCGTCCACGCTCGAATCGCCGCAGGACGTTCCCCCGGTGATCGGGCTGGACGCGCCCGGATCCAAGAGCACGCCGAAGAGCGAGTCCAGGGGCGCGTCCGAGGGCGAGCCGGAGGGCGCGTCCAAGGGCGGGAAGCGCGGCTCCGAGGAGGCGCGCGAGGTGTCCGGGCCCGCCGGGGCAGGCGAGACACCGCCCGGCCTGGAAGCGGGCGAACGGCCTCCGGCCCACCCGCTGGACGGACCCGCCCAGCGGCAGCCCGGGCAGCCCGCGGAGCCGCCGGCGGACCGCGAATCCTGACCCCGGCCCACCGACTCGACGTGCGGCCCGGGCCGCGGGCCGGCGGCGCCGGAGCCGAGCGGGTGCCCGGCGCACCAGGGGTTGGAGATCATGAGCGCCGAAGGGGCCTCGATGATCCTGATCGAGCTGCGCGCGCCGCCGCCACGACGGCGACCCTGCCGAGAGGTGGCCGAACGGCCCGCTGGGGACGGCCGTTCCGTCGGCCGTTCCGTCGGCCGGGACGCGACGCGCGCGGAGAGATCGGATCGCTAGGCTGAGCGCCATGAAGAAGTGGGAGTACGCGACCGTTCCCCTGCTGGTCCATGCGACCAAGCAGATCCTTGACAACTGGGGCCAGGACGGGTGGGAGCTCGTCACCGTGCTGCCGGGGCCGAACCCGGAGAACCTCGTGGCCTACTTCAAGCGCGAACTGGAGCAGTGATGGCGAGCACCCCCGAGGAGCGCGTCCGCGAGCTCGGACTGGAGCTGCCCGAGGTCGTGGCGCCGCTGGCGTCGTACGTGCCCACGATGCGCACCGGGTCGCTGGTGTACACCTCGGGACAGGTTCCGTTCGTCAAGGGCGAGCTGCACGTGTTCGGCAAGGTCGGCGCCGAGGTGGACCTCGACCAGGCGGTCGAGCAGGCCCGCGTCTGCGCGCTCAACTGCGTCGCGGCCCTCAAGGCCGAGGTCGGCGAGCTGTCGCGGGTCGCGCGGATCGTGAAGGTCGTCGGCTTCGTGGCCAGCGCGCCCGACTTCTACGGCCAGCCGCAGGTGATCAACGGGGCCAGCGACCTGCTGGGTGAGATCTTCGGGTCCGCCGGTACGCACGCGCGCAGCGCCGTGGGCGTGGCCGTGCTGCCGCGCAACGTGCCGGTCGAGGTGGAGCTGATCGCCGAGGTCTCCTGAGACCCCGGCCCCGAGCGCGGACGACGCGCCGTCCGCCGGTGCCCGCCGTGGGATCGCGTTGGGTCGTACGCCTTCCCACGGCGGGCCGTGCACGCCGCCTGCCCGGGCACCGCCCGCCCGTGGCTGCCCGCCCGTGGCCGTCGGGTGGCCGTCCGGTGACTGTCCGGGCTTGACGGAATGCCATTCGGTATGTCCGAATTGGCCGCCATGAGGATCACACGTGAGGGTGGGCGATGGTGAACGGGCTCAGGCTCCCCCCGGAGCTTCGGGAACGGGTCGAGGAGATCCGGGCCGGGCGGCTCAGCCCGGTGGCCCCGCGTGACGCGGCCACGGTCGTCGTGCTGCGCGACCACGACCGGCACGGCCTCCAGGCGTTCCTGCTCAGGCGGGTCGCCTCCATGGCCTTCGCCCCCGGCGCCTACGTCTTCCCCGGCGGGTCGGTGGACCCGCGCGACGGCGAGGCCGCGCTCGCCTGGTCCGGGCCGCCCCCCGAGGAATGGGGCCGGGCGTTCAAGGCCGGGGAGACGCTCGCGCGTGAGCTGGTCTGCGCGGCGGTGCGCGAGACCTTCGAGGAGACGCTGGTCCTGCTCGCCGGTCCCACCGGTTCGACCGTGGTGGACGACACCCGGGGCGACGAGTGGGAGGCCGACCGGCAGGCCCTGCTGGACCGTTCGCTGTCGTTCGCGCGGTTCCTGGACCGGCGCGGCCTGGTGCTCCGCGCGGACCTGCTCCGCCCGTGGGCGCACTGGATCACGCCGGCGATCGAGCCCAAACGGTACGACACCCGGTTCTTCGTCGCCGGGATGCCGGACGGGCAGCGCGCCCGGGACGTCAGCACCGAGGCCGACCAGGTGGCGTGGGTCCGGCCCGCCGAGGCGGTCGAACGGGCCCGGGCGGGCGAGTGGTTCCTCATGCCGCCCACCCTGGCCACGCTGGACGAGCTGAGCGCGTACGAGACGGTCGCCGACGTGCTGGCCGCGCCGCGCGAGATCGTGGTGCACGAGCCGCAGGCCGAGATCATCGACGGCGACGCCTACCTCGTCCTCCCCGAGGGCACCGAGCGGCACTACCCGCAGGGGTGATCCGAATGTCTCCCCGCCGCCACCGGAGCATGCCGCTGTCCCGCGTCCTGCTGTGGCGGCTGGCGGGGACCTCGGTGCCGCGGCGCCTGGAACGGCTGGGGTGGAACCCGGGCCGTCACCCCGATCGACCGTCGGGCAGGATGGGGCAAATGAGCGATATCGACGGAATGGGTACGGAACGGGCGACCTGCTGGCTGGCGCCCAATCCGTCCGCGATGACGCTGGACGGCACCAACACCTGGGTGATCGGGGAGCCGGGCGCCGAGGAGGTCGTGGTCATCGATCCCGGCCCCAAGGACGGCGTTCACCTCAGGCGCGTGGTGGACGCGATCACGGCGCAGGGGCGCCGGGTAGGCCAGGTTCTCCTCACCCACGGGCATCCGGACCATTCCGCCGGGGCCAAGAAGTTCGCCGAGCTCGCAGCAGCAGCGGCCTCCGGCGGCGCGGGCGGTGCAGGTGGTGCTGGCGGCAGGGGCGGCTCGGGCGTCCCGGTGCGGGCGCTGGATCCCCGGCACCGCCTCGGCGACGAGGGCCTGGCCGAGGGGGACGTCATCATCACCGGGGGCCTGGAACTGCGCGTCATGGAGACCCCCGGCCATTCCAACGACTCGCTGACGTTCTGGCTCCCGGCCGACCGCGCCGTCCTGACCGGGGACACCGTGCTGGGGTACGGGACGACGGTCCTCGAAGGCAGGCTCGGCGACTACCTGAGCTCCCTGGACCGGCTGCGGCGGTTCTCCGAGGACGTCGAGGCGGCCACGATCCTGCCCGGGCACGGGCCCAAGCTCGACGACCCCATCGGCGCGCTCGACCACTACATCACCCACCGCCGGGAACGGCTCGCCCAGGTCGAGGCGGCGGTCGAGGCGGGCGCCCGCACCGCCAAGGAGGTGGTCGCCCGGGTGTACGCGGACGTCGACAAGTCGCTCTGGCCGGCCGCCGAGTGGTCCGTGCAGTCCCAGCTCGACTACCTGAACGAGCGCTCCTGACCGCCGGTCGCGTGCCCGCCCACCAGGCCGCCCGTCGCCCTGCCGTCGTTCACCTGGCTGTGGTTTGCCTGGCCGTAGGTCGCGTGATCGGTCGGGTGGCCGCCCGTCGTCTGGCCGCAGGGCGCGTTCTGTCCGCCGGGCGGGGGCCGGCGGTCTGACCGTCCGCCGCGTCCGCTGCGCCGCGTCCGCCGCGTCCGCTGCGTCGCTGCGTCCGCGGTCACTTGGAGCGCTTGCGGAGCCGTTCGATGTCGAGGATGACCACGGCCCGCGCCTCGATCCGCAGCCAGTTGCGCTGCGCGAAGTCGGCGAGTGCCTTGTTGACGGTCTCCCGGGAGGCGCCGACGAGCTGGGCCAGCTCCTCCTGGGTGAGGTCGTGGTGGACGTGCAGCCCGGCCTCCGACGGCTGGCCGAAACGCTCGGCCAGGTCGAGCAGCTGCTTGGCGACACGCCCGGGGACATCGGTGAACACCAGGTCGGCCATCACGTCGTTGGTCCGGCGCAGTCGCTGGGCGAGGGCGCGCAGCAGCTGGACGGCGACCTCGGGGTGGCCGGTGAGCCACGGACGCAGGTCGTCGTGCCCCAGCCCGGCCAGCCGGCACTCGGTCACCGCGATCGCGCTGGCCGTGCGCGGACGGGGGTCGAACAGCGACAGCTCGCCGAACATCTCGCTCGGGCCGAGCACGCTGAGCAGGTTCTCCCGGCCGTCCGGGGCGGCCCTGGTCAGCTTGATCTTGCCGTCCAGCACCACGTACAGCCGGTCGCCGGTCTCACCCTCGTTGAAGAGCGTCTGGCCGCGTGCCAGCCGCAACTCCGTCACGTTGGCGCGCAGCGCCTTGGCGCCCTGCTCGTCGAGTGCCTCGAACAACGGAGCCCTGCTCAGAACGTCCACGTCGCGGTCGGTCACGCTTTCCTCCTCGAACACCTACATACATAGTGTGACGTACGTCCCACCGCGTACGTGAAGGCAGGGCCTGCGACGCGCCGGACGGGGGGCCGAGGACGTACCCTTGCCCACGTGCCTCGCAACGGTAGCCCCGCCTCCGTGACGGCGCCCCGCAAGCCCCGGCCTCGGGCGGAGACGCGCCTCGCTCTGGTCCGCCGTGCCCGGCGGATCAACCGCGAGCTCGCCGCGTTCTACCCCGACGCTCACTGCGAGCTGGACTTCACCAATCCGCTCGAGCTGCTGGTCGCCACGATCCTGTCCGCCCAGTGTACGGACCGTCGGGTGAACGCGGTCACACCGGCTCTCTTCACCCGGTACCGGACGGCGGAGGACTACGCCGCCGCGGACCGTGAAGAGCTCGAGACGTTGGTCCAGCCGACCGGATTC
This region includes:
- a CDS encoding slipin family protein; this translates as MEAVVIVIIVVAILAFLGAAASVRVVQQFENGIVFRFGQVQREGRLRPGAVRRPGLTFIVPIMERMQKVSQQTVTMNVPAQEGITQDNVSVRVDAVVYIRVIDPVKAIVNVQNYGYAVSQIGQTSLRSVIGQTDMQELLGEREKINARLRRIMDEITDAPWGIRIERVEIKDVSLPEGMKRSMARQAEAERERRARIITADGEFQASKRLAAAAEIMSQDPAALQLRMLQTVVEVSAEKNSTLVMPLPVEILRFFDKMSGGTAEAGRPAERTDLRERLAKAEEDLALAAEQPSTLESPQDVPPVIGLDAPGSKSTPKSESRGASEGEPEGASKGGKRGSEEAREVSGPAGAGETPPGLEAGERPPAHPLDGPAQRQPGQPAEPPADRES
- a CDS encoding DUF4177 domain-containing protein; translated protein: MKKWEYATVPLLVHATKQILDNWGQDGWELVTVLPGPNPENLVAYFKRELEQ
- a CDS encoding RidA family protein, with amino-acid sequence MASTPEERVRELGLELPEVVAPLASYVPTMRTGSLVYTSGQVPFVKGELHVFGKVGAEVDLDQAVEQARVCALNCVAALKAEVGELSRVARIVKVVGFVASAPDFYGQPQVINGASDLLGEIFGSAGTHARSAVGVAVLPRNVPVEVELIAEVS
- a CDS encoding NUDIX hydrolase — translated: MVNGLRLPPELRERVEEIRAGRLSPVAPRDAATVVVLRDHDRHGLQAFLLRRVASMAFAPGAYVFPGGSVDPRDGEAALAWSGPPPEEWGRAFKAGETLARELVCAAVRETFEETLVLLAGPTGSTVVDDTRGDEWEADRQALLDRSLSFARFLDRRGLVLRADLLRPWAHWITPAIEPKRYDTRFFVAGMPDGQRARDVSTEADQVAWVRPAEAVERARAGEWFLMPPTLATLDELSAYETVADVLAAPREIVVHEPQAEIIDGDAYLVLPEGTERHYPQG
- a CDS encoding MBL fold metallo-hydrolase, producing MSDIDGMGTERATCWLAPNPSAMTLDGTNTWVIGEPGAEEVVVIDPGPKDGVHLRRVVDAITAQGRRVGQVLLTHGHPDHSAGAKKFAELAAAAASGGAGGAGGAGGRGGSGVPVRALDPRHRLGDEGLAEGDVIITGGLELRVMETPGHSNDSLTFWLPADRAVLTGDTVLGYGTTVLEGRLGDYLSSLDRLRRFSEDVEAATILPGHGPKLDDPIGALDHYITHRRERLAQVEAAVEAGARTAKEVVARVYADVDKSLWPAAEWSVQSQLDYLNERS
- a CDS encoding Crp/Fnr family transcriptional regulator, with amino-acid sequence MTDRDVDVLSRAPLFEALDEQGAKALRANVTELRLARGQTLFNEGETGDRLYVVLDGKIKLTRAAPDGRENLLSVLGPSEMFGELSLFDPRPRTASAIAVTECRLAGLGHDDLRPWLTGHPEVAVQLLRALAQRLRRTNDVMADLVFTDVPGRVAKQLLDLAERFGQPSEAGLHVHHDLTQEELAQLVGASRETVNKALADFAQRNWLRIEARAVVILDIERLRKRSK